The region CacatatgtattatatacagcattacagtcacatatatatacacacacacctatgTATTGTATAGGGTATTAAAGTTACACAATAAATACACACTTACCTATAAAGTCACATATACATTGTACAAAGTACTACagtcacacattatatacacatattCTATAGTCACGTATGTAttgtatacacacattatatacagtcacacATTATATGCACATATTCTATAGTCACGTATGTATTGTATACACACATCATATACAGTCACACATTATATGCACATATTCTATAGTCACGTATGTAttgtatacacacattatatacagtcacacattatatacacacgtATTCTACAGTCACGTATGTATTGTGGTCATACATTACATACGTATTTTATACAGTCACATGTGTTTTGTACATAGGATTCGAGTCACACAAATATTATATACAGTCACACTCACATATTGTATGCAGagtcacatatatattatattcagAGAAGCCGCAACCGTTTATCTACAAATACAAGAAGAGAAGCCGCGCATTCCGGGCCAGAACCGGCCGCCGCCTCCGGGAGCACCGAGGAAAGCGGCTCCGTCCCCGGGACTCCTGGGCAGCTGCGGATACGAGGTCGGATATCCCCCGATCCTCGAGATTTCGTTTCACTTCGTTGCTGACAGCTGCGGTTCTTCTCCTCCGCCCGCCCGGCAGCGGCGGCGGGGAATCTGCGGGCCATGGAGTGAGAAGTTTCAGGAAGTTGCGGCGTCATCGGGGGGCACTTACCTTGGAAGCGGTGCCCAAGATATCTGTAGCGGTGGATGAGCCAGGGGTAGAAGGTGGAGGGGTCCCTTTGTTGAGAGGAGAAAAGCGGGTGCGGGGAGTGCGGGGATGGCAGGGGGTGAGCTGCCAGGGCGTGGGGAGGGGGCACCGGGTGCACGGGCACCGCCGGGTTCGGCGGGTGGGAAACAGTCTCTGCAAACACCAAGTCCGGGTTGGAGTAGACGCCCCTGCCCGTGGAGTGGAAGCCATTGAGGAAGGGGTTCATGGGGCTGGAGTTGGCATAACTGAGGGCAGCGGGTCTGAGGGGCTCCTCGGAGCGGGAGGCCGGGAGGGGACTGTCCTTGGCCACCAGGGATTCGATGGTGAAGCACCTCTTTGGAGCGGGCTGGAACATGGTGCCCGGGCGCAGCGGCGGGCAGTGATTGGTGCGGGGCTGCGGTCACCGTCCTCCGGTGCCCA is a window of Eleutherodactylus coqui strain aEleCoq1 chromosome 4, aEleCoq1.hap1, whole genome shotgun sequence DNA encoding:
- the EMX2 gene encoding homeobox protein EMX2, whose amino-acid sequence is MFQPAPKRCFTIESLVAKDSPLPASRSEEPLRPAALSYANSSPMNPFLNGFHSTGRGVYSNPDLVFAETVSHPPNPAVPVHPVPPPHALAAHPLPSPHSPHPLFSSQQRDPSTFYPWLIHRYRYLGHRFQGNDTSAESFLLHNALARKPKRIRTAFSPSQLLRLEHAFEKNHYVVGAERKQLAHSLSLTETQVKVWFQNRRTKFKRQKLEEEGSDSSQKKKGTHHINRWRIATKQASPEEIDVTSDD